The following coding sequences are from one Xiphias gladius isolate SHS-SW01 ecotype Sanya breed wild chromosome 14, ASM1685928v1, whole genome shotgun sequence window:
- the rgs5b gene encoding regulator of G-protein signaling 5b gives MCRGRELLPITCLERAKELKALFGSLLQKSDHTITGQLKKNDKLRLNVNEPLKWKESFEKLICSQNGLCLFRAFLVSEFSEENIAFYLACEDYRATKPSKLATKAKKIYDEFIECDAPHEVNLDHVTKAITKENMEHPSLSCFALAQAKIYTLMEKDCYPRFLRSSTYLELSRKSKTG, from the exons ATGTGCAGAGGACGCGAATTACTGCCCATCACCTGCCTGGAGAG GGCAAAAGAGCTGAAAGCTTTGTTTGGAAGTTTACTACAGAAGTCAGATCACACCATCACTGGGCAGctaaagaaaaatgacaaactgag GTTAAATGTCAATGAGCCTCTGAAATGGAAGGAGTCGTTTGAGAAACTAATCTGcagccaaa atGGACTGTGCCTGTTCAGAGCCTTCCTCGTCTCAGAGTTCAGTGAGGAAAACATTGCCTTCTACTTGGCTTGTGAGGACTACCGGGCAACAAAACCCTCAAAACTGGCCACTAAGGCTAAGAAAATCTACGACGAGTTTATCGAATGTGATGCACCACATGAG GTAAATCTGGACCATGTGACCAAAGCCATCACAAAGGAGAACATGGAACATCCCAGCCTGTCCTGTTTTGCCCTGGCCCAGGCCAAAATCTACACCCTGATGGAAAAGGACTGCTACCCTCGCTTCCTCAGGTCTTCCACATACCTGGAGCTCAGCAGAAAGAGCAAGACTGGCTAA